A single window of Flagellimonas maritima DNA harbors:
- a CDS encoding RrF2 family transcriptional regulator — MLSKKTKYGLKALTYLASVESTKPVQIAEIAKHENISQKFLETILLTLRRNGFLGSKKGKGGGYYLIKEPKDILMTSVMRVLEGPIAMVPCVSLNFYEKCDDCPDENTCSVHKLMLQVRDSALDVYRNNTLADIIS, encoded by the coding sequence ATGCTCTCCAAGAAAACTAAATATGGTCTAAAGGCACTGACGTATCTGGCGTCAGTTGAAAGTACCAAACCTGTCCAAATTGCAGAAATTGCAAAGCATGAAAACATTTCACAAAAATTTCTGGAAACTATTCTGCTCACTCTTAGAAGAAACGGTTTTTTAGGCTCCAAAAAAGGAAAAGGAGGGGGATACTATTTAATAAAAGAACCAAAGGATATTCTTATGACATCCGTAATGCGCGTATTGGAAGGTCCAATTGCCATGGTGCCGTGCGTTAGTCTAAACTTTTATGAAAAGTGCGATGATTGCCCTGACGAAAACACATGCTCCGTTCATAAATTAATGCTTCAGGTTAGGGACAGTGCTTTAGATGTCTATAGAAACAACACCTTGGCAGACATCATTTCTTAA
- a CDS encoding DUF2061 domain-containing protein, producing the protein MITDQLILKNSSNKNTYAEDKKSEKPIRSIAKAISWRIIGTMDTLIISYLLTGKVSLAASIASIDFITKMILYFFHERVWNKINWGK; encoded by the coding sequence ATGATAACCGATCAGTTAATATTGAAAAACAGCAGCAATAAAAATACGTATGCTGAAGATAAAAAATCCGAGAAACCCATTCGGAGTATAGCTAAGGCCATAAGCTGGAGAATAATCGGGACTATGGATACCCTTATAATATCCTATCTGTTGACCGGAAAGGTTTCATTGGCGGCATCCATTGCATCGATAGATTTTATTACCAAGATGATACTGTATTTTTTTCACGAACGGGTTTGGAACAAAATTAACTGGGGAAAATAG
- a CDS encoding phosphoadenosine phosphosulfate reductase family protein: MVFAQEQIDKLNVQFKGISAEEIISWAVQNAERPVVTTNFRPYEVAILNAVAEVRQDIPVIWCDTGYNTPNTYKHAGELIKRLRLNIDLYVPKQTSAYRDSVMGIPQIDDPKHEIFTEQVKLEPFSRAMKVHKPDVWFTNLRKGQTTLRDSLDILSLSKDGVLKVSPFYYWSDTELDTYLTENNLPNEHNYFDPTKVLENRECGLHT; this comes from the coding sequence ATGGTATTCGCACAAGAACAGATAGATAAACTCAACGTTCAATTTAAGGGTATTTCAGCAGAAGAAATTATTTCTTGGGCTGTCCAGAATGCCGAACGCCCTGTAGTGACAACCAATTTCCGCCCTTATGAAGTAGCCATACTAAATGCAGTGGCCGAGGTAAGGCAAGATATTCCAGTTATCTGGTGCGATACGGGTTACAATACGCCGAACACGTATAAGCACGCCGGAGAATTGATTAAAAGGTTACGTTTAAATATTGATCTATACGTGCCAAAACAAACATCAGCATATCGTGATTCGGTAATGGGAATTCCACAAATAGATGACCCAAAGCATGAAATTTTTACAGAACAAGTAAAATTGGAACCATTTAGTAGAGCTATGAAAGTACATAAACCGGATGTTTGGTTTACCAACCTTCGAAAAGGGCAAACTACCCTGCGTGATTCCCTTGATATTCTTAGTTTGAGCAAAGATGGCGTTTTAAAAGTGAGTCCATTTTACTATTGGAGCGATACGGAATTGGATACCTATCTCACGGAAAATAATTTACCTAACGAACACAACTATTTTGATCCGACCAAAGTGTTGGAGAACAGGGAATGTGGTTTACACACTTAA
- the cysD gene encoding sulfate adenylyltransferase subunit CysD produces MNIYTTDLSLAPELDSLKDTSNVNALENEAIYILREVAAQFEKPVLLFSGGKDSITLVRLAQKAFWPAKIPFPLMHIDTGHNFSETIEFRDRLVEELGVELIIRKVQDSINQGKVKEESGRYASRNSLQTTTLLDAIEEFKFDACVGGARRDEEKARAKERIFSVRDDFGQWDERNQRPELFDMLNGQIELGQNVRVFPISNWTELDVWSYIQEEHIEIPSIYFAHRRKTFLRDGMIWSADDNIVFREENEAVEERMVRFRTVGDMSCTAAVLSDAISIDKVVSEIRDSSISERGARIDDKRSEAAMEKRKQQGYF; encoded by the coding sequence ATGAACATCTACACTACAGATTTAAGCTTAGCACCTGAACTTGATTCTTTGAAAGATACCTCAAACGTAAATGCTTTGGAAAATGAAGCCATTTATATTCTAAGGGAAGTAGCGGCACAATTTGAAAAACCGGTATTGTTATTTTCAGGCGGTAAAGATTCCATCACCTTGGTACGCTTGGCACAAAAGGCATTTTGGCCCGCAAAGATCCCTTTTCCGTTAATGCACATTGATACGGGGCATAACTTTTCCGAGACCATCGAATTCAGGGATAGGTTGGTGGAAGAATTGGGTGTGGAGCTTATCATTAGAAAAGTTCAGGATTCTATTAATCAAGGAAAGGTAAAAGAAGAATCGGGAAGATATGCCAGTCGTAATTCATTACAGACCACGACTCTTTTGGATGCGATTGAAGAATTCAAGTTCGATGCCTGTGTTGGCGGTGCTCGCAGGGATGAGGAAAAGGCAAGGGCGAAAGAACGGATATTTTCAGTTCGTGACGATTTTGGTCAATGGGACGAGCGTAACCAACGCCCGGAATTATTCGATATGTTGAACGGTCAAATTGAATTGGGTCAAAATGTACGTGTGTTCCCAATTTCAAACTGGACCGAGTTGGATGTTTGGTCTTACATTCAAGAAGAACATATTGAAATCCCATCCATATATTTTGCCCACAGACGAAAAACTTTCTTAAGGGACGGCATGATTTGGTCTGCGGATGATAATATCGTTTTTCGAGAAGAAAATGAAGCGGTGGAAGAGCGTATGGTACGTTTTCGTACAGTAGGCGACATGTCCTGTACCGCCGCTGTTTTATCCGATGCCATAAGCATTGATAAAGTAGTTTCCGAAATCAGGGATTCGTCCATTTCGGAACGTGGCGCACGAATAGATGACAAACGTTCAGAAGCCGCAATGGAAAAAAGAAAACAACAAGGATATTTTTAA
- a CDS encoding sulfate adenylyltransferase subunit 1, which translates to MEVLKIATAGSVDDGKSTLIGRMLYDTRSLTSDKLEAIEKTSKQKGYDYLDFSLATDGLVAEREQGITIDVAHIYFSTEKKSYIIADTPGHVEYTRNMVTGASTSQAAIILIDARKGVIEQTNRHFFINNLLRIKDVVVAINKMDLVDYSEERYNEIKADFQGLMAKRDYQEQRITFIPVSALKGDNVVNKSENTPWYNGDTLLGHLEELDMAAVSNVGTPRFPVQYVVRPKTEEHHDFRGFAGKVYGGELSVGDEVVALPSQTRSRIKEIYFYDKKYETASRRSSVTITLEDEINLSRGDMLVRANDLPTIEKQFTATISWMDSKQLTAGNKYVVQHGVNKVLAKVETVHHKIAPDYSGLDTEANTLGMNDIAQVSFRLNKPIFYDKFKEHRTNGSFILIDTQTNNTVGAGFISS; encoded by the coding sequence ATGGAAGTACTGAAAATAGCAACAGCAGGAAGCGTAGACGATGGTAAGAGCACCCTCATAGGAAGAATGCTGTACGATACAAGATCACTCACTTCGGACAAACTAGAGGCCATTGAAAAAACAAGTAAACAAAAAGGGTATGACTATCTGGATTTTTCTTTGGCAACTGATGGTCTCGTGGCCGAACGGGAGCAGGGGATCACGATAGACGTTGCGCATATTTATTTCTCTACGGAAAAAAAGAGTTACATCATAGCTGATACTCCTGGGCATGTGGAATATACCAGAAATATGGTTACGGGAGCATCAACTTCACAGGCTGCAATTATTTTGATCGATGCCAGAAAAGGAGTGATAGAACAAACAAATCGTCACTTTTTCATCAATAATTTATTACGTATCAAAGATGTGGTAGTTGCTATAAATAAAATGGACTTGGTGGATTATTCCGAAGAACGGTACAATGAAATCAAAGCTGATTTTCAGGGATTGATGGCGAAGCGTGATTATCAAGAGCAACGCATAACTTTTATTCCAGTAAGTGCCTTAAAAGGCGATAACGTTGTAAATAAGTCAGAAAACACGCCTTGGTATAATGGAGATACGTTATTGGGTCATTTAGAGGAATTGGATATGGCAGCAGTCTCAAACGTTGGTACGCCACGTTTCCCGGTACAATATGTTGTACGTCCAAAAACGGAAGAGCATCACGATTTTAGGGGTTTTGCCGGTAAGGTCTATGGTGGTGAATTAAGTGTTGGTGATGAGGTTGTTGCCCTACCATCACAAACAAGGTCCAGAATCAAGGAAATTTACTTTTATGATAAAAAATACGAAACAGCTTCTCGAAGGTCCTCGGTTACGATAACCTTGGAAGATGAAATCAACCTGAGTAGGGGAGATATGCTAGTGAGAGCAAATGATTTACCAACGATAGAAAAACAGTTTACAGCAACTATTTCTTGGATGGATTCCAAACAATTAACGGCAGGAAATAAATATGTGGTACAGCACGGAGTCAACAAAGTATTGGCGAAAGTAGAAACAGTGCACCATAAGATTGCGCCAGACTATTCGGGCTTGGACACAGAAGCCAATACCTTGGGAATGAATGATATTGCACAAGTAAGCTTTAGGCTGAACAAACCCATCTTTTACGATAAGTTTAAAGAACACAGAACCAACGGCTCCTTCATTTTGATAGATACACAAACAAACAATACAGTAGGCGCAGGATTTATCAGTTCTTAG
- a CDS encoding HEPN domain-containing protein — MQSFRTEIENPVVQKDILELEQKIHEFHNGKLDEEKFRSLRLARGVYGQRQQGVQMIRIKLPYGKVTSKQLHRIADVSDEYSTGRLHITTRQDLQIHYVDLNRTPQLWAELEKDNVTLREACGNTVRNVTASETAGIDINEPFDVSPYADTLFKYFLRNPISQEMGRKFKVSFSASDADTGLSYMHDLGFIAKLQDNKRGFKVMLGGGLGSQPRHADVLFEFLPTDKIIPLMDGVVRVFDRYGERKSRAKARMKFLIKDVGLEGFKALLEEEQEAVPYKTYPIDVASYPKVKIVKVEAPKVSIANTKDFETWKSTNIVPQKQKGYVAIGIKVLLGDFYTDKARLLADLVQNYAAGELRLSLRQNILIPFVKKELVPFFYSELAKLGFVEAGYNKALDITACPGTDTCNLGIASSTGIAQELERIIKAEYPHYISNPDVLIKISGCMNACGQHNMANIGFQGMSVRTKDKLVAPALQVLLGGGNTGNGKGRFADKVVKVPSKRGPEALRLILNDYDTNGKELSFADYYQEKGQMYFYDFLKHLTDVDNLTQEDFIDWGNTERYKKEIGIGECAGVVIDLIATLLFESQEKIKNAEEAFGEEKWAASIYYAYSSMVNTAKAMLTAEKTKVNTHHSIIEDFDQIFVQPGRIELENDFKETVLQIKENEPTKKFAKRYLNNAEVFLSKVEKLRKKELVEA, encoded by the coding sequence ATGCAGAGTTTTAGAACAGAAATCGAAAACCCAGTAGTTCAAAAGGACATCTTGGAACTGGAACAAAAAATCCACGAGTTCCATAATGGGAAGTTGGACGAGGAAAAATTTAGAAGTTTACGTTTGGCTCGTGGGGTTTATGGTCAGCGACAACAAGGCGTGCAAATGATTCGTATAAAACTGCCGTACGGGAAAGTCACTTCAAAACAATTACATCGTATAGCTGATGTTTCTGATGAGTATTCTACGGGTAGATTGCACATCACCACGCGTCAAGATTTACAGATTCATTATGTGGATTTAAATCGCACACCACAACTTTGGGCGGAACTGGAGAAAGATAATGTGACTTTGCGAGAGGCATGTGGGAACACGGTTCGTAACGTGACCGCAAGTGAGACAGCGGGTATCGATATTAATGAACCTTTTGATGTTTCACCGTATGCAGATACACTTTTTAAATACTTTTTGAGAAATCCTATCAGTCAAGAAATGGGAAGAAAATTTAAGGTTTCCTTCTCTGCCAGTGATGCAGATACTGGATTGTCCTACATGCACGATTTAGGTTTTATCGCCAAGCTCCAAGATAATAAACGAGGATTTAAAGTAATGTTGGGGGGTGGATTAGGCTCACAACCACGTCATGCCGATGTCTTATTTGAATTTCTTCCTACAGATAAGATTATTCCTTTGATGGATGGCGTTGTCCGTGTGTTCGATAGATACGGAGAGCGAAAAAGCAGGGCAAAGGCCCGTATGAAATTCTTGATCAAAGATGTTGGACTGGAAGGATTTAAAGCCTTGTTGGAGGAAGAGCAAGAAGCCGTTCCATATAAAACCTATCCCATTGATGTAGCAAGTTATCCAAAGGTGAAAATAGTTAAGGTAGAAGCACCCAAAGTTTCGATAGCCAATACAAAAGATTTTGAAACATGGAAGTCGACCAATATTGTTCCGCAAAAACAAAAAGGCTATGTTGCTATCGGCATCAAGGTATTATTGGGGGATTTTTACACTGATAAGGCCCGATTACTGGCAGATTTAGTACAGAACTATGCTGCTGGTGAATTACGATTGAGCTTGCGCCAGAACATATTGATTCCTTTTGTAAAGAAAGAGTTGGTTCCCTTTTTCTATTCTGAATTGGCAAAATTGGGTTTTGTTGAAGCAGGATATAACAAAGCGTTGGATATAACAGCTTGCCCCGGTACAGATACATGTAATTTGGGTATTGCGAGCAGCACGGGTATTGCCCAAGAATTGGAACGAATTATAAAAGCAGAATATCCACACTACATCAGTAACCCAGACGTGCTAATCAAGATCAGTGGATGTATGAACGCTTGCGGACAGCATAACATGGCTAACATAGGTTTCCAAGGGATGTCCGTAAGAACAAAGGATAAATTGGTGGCACCCGCATTACAGGTATTGTTAGGTGGCGGAAATACGGGTAATGGTAAAGGTCGCTTTGCGGATAAAGTTGTAAAAGTACCTAGTAAAAGAGGCCCTGAAGCATTACGTTTGATTTTAAACGATTACGATACCAACGGAAAAGAACTATCATTTGCCGATTATTACCAAGAAAAAGGGCAAATGTATTTCTATGATTTCTTAAAGCACTTAACGGATGTAGATAACCTGACACAAGAAGATTTTATCGACTGGGGGAATACAGAGCGCTACAAAAAAGAGATTGGCATCGGTGAATGTGCCGGTGTGGTAATCGATTTGATTGCTACACTATTATTTGAAAGTCAGGAAAAAATAAAGAACGCTGAAGAAGCTTTTGGAGAAGAAAAATGGGCAGCGAGTATTTACTATGCGTATTCTTCCATGGTGAACACGGCAAAAGCCATGTTGACTGCCGAGAAAACCAAGGTGAATACACACCATAGTATCATCGAAGACTTTGATCAAATATTTGTTCAACCAGGTAGGATCGAACTTGAAAATGATTTTAAAGAAACCGTGCTTCAAATTAAGGAAAATGAGCCTACCAAAAAGTTTGCAAAAAGGTATTTGAACAACGCAGAGGTCTTTTTATCAAAAGTGGAAAAATTGCGCAAAAAAGAATTGGTCGAAGCATAA
- the cobA gene encoding uroporphyrinogen-III C-methyltransferase → MGELGQNLVGERSRTPKLTVIGAGPGDVELITLKAIKALQSANVVLYDALVNDELLKYAPYAEKIFVGKRKGCYTYQQEQINDLIVSRAKSHGHVVRLKGGDPFVFGRGAEEMEVAAAEGINVAMVPGISSCLSVPASQNIPVTKRGASQSFWVITGTTKEHRLSIDVALAAKSSATVIILMGMSKLGQIVGLFKKERKETLPIAIIQNGTCENEKIGIATIETIEEEVARQKLSNPAIIIIGEVVNNRQQLLNLQRKNNFVELKENISV, encoded by the coding sequence ATGGGTGAGCTTGGCCAGAATTTGGTGGGTGAGCGTAGTCGAACCCCCAAATTGACCGTAATTGGCGCAGGCCCCGGAGATGTAGAACTGATCACATTAAAAGCCATCAAAGCATTGCAATCGGCAAATGTGGTTTTATATGATGCCTTGGTAAACGATGAACTTTTGAAATATGCTCCCTATGCCGAAAAGATATTCGTAGGAAAAAGAAAAGGGTGCTACACCTATCAACAAGAGCAAATAAACGATTTGATCGTAAGCCGAGCTAAAAGTCATGGACATGTGGTGCGCCTTAAAGGAGGTGACCCATTTGTATTTGGTCGGGGAGCGGAGGAAATGGAAGTGGCTGCAGCAGAAGGTATCAATGTCGCAATGGTTCCAGGAATATCATCATGCTTATCCGTACCCGCGTCACAAAATATACCCGTAACCAAAAGAGGAGCTTCGCAGAGTTTTTGGGTGATTACAGGTACGACCAAAGAGCATAGATTATCCATTGATGTTGCACTAGCTGCAAAAAGTAGCGCGACAGTAATCATTCTTATGGGCATGTCCAAATTGGGACAAATTGTGGGCTTGTTTAAAAAAGAGAGAAAAGAAACTTTACCGATAGCCATCATTCAAAACGGTACTTGCGAAAATGAAAAAATAGGTATTGCTACTATTGAAACTATTGAAGAAGAAGTTGCAAGACAAAAATTATCCAATCCAGCAATCATTATTATTGGTGAAGTTGTAAATAATAGGCAACAATTACTGAATCTGCAACGTAAAAATAATTTTGTCGAATTAAAAGAAAATATATCAGTGTAA
- a CDS encoding precorrin-2 dehydrogenase/sirohydrochlorin ferrochelatase family protein, which translates to MERNNLYPVFLKTANLHILIVGGGNVAEEKLTFLTKSSPDAKVTMVSPMFRKATVALANNFNVEMIEDGYDESYLEGKHMVIATTDAPEVNVKVYEDCRKLNKLVNVADNPPYCDFYMGGIVTKGNVKIAISTNGKSPTTAKRLRQFFEDVIPEDINKMVQNLNGYRKTIKGDFEEKVDKMNEITSPLVSNSATAQRKLGYAWLVKAKRALRIASIF; encoded by the coding sequence ATGGAAAGAAATAATCTATACCCTGTATTCCTCAAAACAGCAAACCTTCACATATTGATTGTAGGCGGCGGCAATGTGGCCGAAGAAAAATTGACGTTCTTGACAAAATCCAGTCCAGATGCAAAGGTGACCATGGTTTCTCCCATGTTCAGGAAAGCAACAGTGGCATTGGCCAACAACTTCAATGTTGAAATGATAGAGGATGGTTATGATGAAAGCTATTTGGAAGGAAAACACATGGTCATAGCAACGACCGATGCTCCCGAAGTCAATGTTAAGGTGTATGAAGACTGTAGAAAATTGAACAAGTTGGTAAACGTAGCCGATAATCCTCCGTATTGTGATTTCTATATGGGCGGAATCGTGACCAAGGGTAATGTCAAAATAGCGATCAGCACTAATGGTAAATCTCCCACTACGGCCAAACGCTTACGCCAGTTTTTTGAAGATGTGATTCCAGAGGACATCAATAAAATGGTTCAAAACCTGAACGGTTATAGAAAAACAATAAAGGGGGATTTTGAGGAAAAAGTGGATAAAATGAATGAAATTACCAGTCCCTTAGTTTCAAATTCCGCCACAGCTCAAAGAAAATTAGGATATGCTTGGTTGGTTAAAGCAAAAAGAGCGTTGCGAATAGCTAGCATCTTTTGA
- a CDS encoding NAD(P)/FAD-dependent oxidoreductase, which translates to MIQTDILIIGAGPTGLFTVFEAGLLKLKTHIIDALPQPGGQCSEIYPKKPIYDIPAFPEILAGDLVNNLMEQIKPFQPGFTLGERAETLEKLGDGSFVVTTNKGTKHTAPVVVIAGGLGSFEPRKPPIANIADYEGHGVAYIIKDPEVYRNKKVVIAGGGDSALDWAIYLADVAAEVSLVHRRNEFRGALDSVEKASELAKLGKIKLFTEAQITELHGTDALNGVVVKHNDNKKEDTYLEVDNFIPLFGLSPKLGPIGNWGLEIEKNAIKVNNAKDYQTNIPGVFAIGDVNTYEGKLKLILSGFHEAAVMCQYAYQIINPNKRFVMKYTTVGGVEGFDGSKKEAKKEVIQSIA; encoded by the coding sequence ATGATACAAACAGACATATTGATCATAGGCGCGGGGCCAACAGGATTGTTCACCGTTTTTGAAGCGGGATTATTAAAGCTGAAAACGCACATTATTGATGCGCTACCACAACCGGGTGGACAATGCTCCGAGATTTATCCAAAAAAACCCATATATGATATTCCTGCATTTCCAGAAATTTTAGCAGGCGATTTGGTAAATAATTTAATGGAACAGATCAAACCGTTCCAGCCTGGCTTTACCTTGGGCGAAAGAGCGGAAACATTGGAGAAACTGGGAGACGGGTCTTTTGTGGTAACTACAAATAAAGGTACAAAGCATACCGCTCCCGTTGTTGTAATTGCTGGCGGACTTGGGTCTTTTGAACCACGAAAACCACCAATTGCCAATATTGCAGACTACGAAGGTCATGGGGTTGCGTATATTATAAAAGATCCCGAAGTATATCGAAATAAAAAAGTAGTTATCGCTGGTGGTGGCGACTCTGCCCTGGACTGGGCAATTTATCTTGCAGATGTAGCCGCTGAAGTTTCTTTGGTTCACCGTAGAAATGAATTCCGTGGCGCACTCGATTCTGTTGAAAAAGCATCAGAGTTGGCAAAATTGGGTAAAATAAAATTGTTTACCGAAGCTCAAATAACGGAATTACATGGTACCGACGCATTAAATGGCGTAGTCGTAAAACATAATGATAATAAGAAGGAAGATACCTATCTAGAAGTGGATAATTTTATTCCGTTGTTCGGACTTTCACCAAAATTGGGGCCAATTGGCAATTGGGGTTTAGAGATAGAAAAGAATGCCATAAAGGTGAACAATGCCAAAGATTATCAAACAAATATTCCAGGAGTTTTTGCTATCGGTGACGTCAATACGTACGAAGGAAAATTAAAATTGATACTGTCCGGTTTCCATGAAGCTGCGGTAATGTGCCAGTATGCCTATCAAATCATCAACCCAAACAAACGTTTTGTAATGAAATATACAACGGTGGGCGGCGTGGAAGGATTCGATGGAAGCAAGAAAGAGGCTAAAAAAGAAGTAATTCAGAGTATAGCCTAA
- a CDS encoding homocysteine S-methyltransferase family protein has protein sequence MAKIKDILKERILVLDGAMGTMLQRYKFTEEDFRGERFKDWEHPLQGNNDLLSLTQPKAIAEVHRKYFEAGADIVETNTFSGTTIAMADYYMEEFVYDLNYESAKIARQVADEFTVKEPNKPRFVAGSIGPTNKTASMSPDVNDPGFRAVSFEELRIAYKQQVEGLLDGGADILLVETIFDTLNAKAALFAIEEVKEERGIDVPIMISGTITDASGRTLSGQTAEAFLISVSHIPMLSVGFNCALGASQLVPHLEVLSAKTDYAVSAHPNAGLPNAFGEYDETPEQMAKQIKEYVEKGLVNIVGGCCGTTPEHIAAIAQVVKDYDPRELIIFS, from the coding sequence ATGGCAAAAATAAAAGACATATTAAAAGAGCGAATTTTGGTACTGGACGGGGCCATGGGCACTATGCTGCAGCGCTATAAATTTACCGAAGAAGATTTTAGGGGAGAACGGTTCAAGGATTGGGAACATCCTTTACAGGGAAATAATGATTTATTGTCCCTGACCCAGCCCAAAGCCATTGCCGAAGTACATCGAAAATATTTTGAAGCTGGCGCGGATATCGTGGAGACCAATACCTTTTCCGGGACCACCATTGCCATGGCCGATTATTACATGGAAGAGTTCGTTTATGATTTAAATTATGAATCTGCAAAAATTGCACGTCAAGTAGCTGACGAATTCACTGTAAAAGAACCCAACAAGCCCCGTTTTGTAGCAGGGAGTATCGGTCCAACAAACAAAACGGCGAGTATGTCACCGGATGTCAACGACCCAGGATTTCGGGCAGTCTCTTTTGAGGAATTGCGCATTGCCTATAAGCAACAAGTAGAAGGTTTGTTGGATGGCGGTGCGGATATTTTATTGGTGGAAACAATTTTCGATACACTCAATGCCAAAGCCGCTTTATTTGCCATTGAAGAGGTGAAAGAAGAACGAGGTATCGACGTTCCGATTATGATCAGTGGTACCATTACCGATGCTTCGGGAAGGACTCTGTCCGGCCAAACTGCCGAAGCATTTCTGATATCCGTTTCCCACATTCCAATGCTATCTGTAGGGTTTAATTGCGCATTGGGAGCAAGTCAACTAGTACCTCATTTAGAAGTGCTGTCCGCTAAAACAGATTATGCGGTCTCCGCACATCCAAATGCGGGACTGCCCAATGCCTTTGGGGAATACGATGAAACCCCAGAGCAAATGGCCAAACAAATTAAAGAATACGTAGAAAAAGGATTGGTGAATATCGTTGGCGGCTGCTGTGGCACGACGCCGGAACATATTGCCGCAATTGCGCAAGTTGTAAAAGATTATGACCCGAGAGAGTTGATAATTTTTAGTTGA
- a CDS encoding four helix bundle protein: MKVYAELDIWKESRKLVSTIYTTTNEFSKEETYGLTGQMRRCAISVPSNIAEGYGRRTAPDTIQFLHIARGSLYELETQLYLALDFNYISKPKFNKIIGDIVSCKRLMNGFIKYFKK; encoded by the coding sequence ATGAAGGTTTATGCGGAATTAGACATTTGGAAGGAATCTCGAAAATTGGTAAGTACAATCTATACTACTACCAACGAATTTTCAAAAGAAGAAACTTATGGATTAACCGGTCAAATGAGGCGCTGTGCTATTTCTGTTCCTTCAAACATCGCAGAAGGGTACGGAAGAAGAACCGCTCCAGATACTATTCAATTTTTACACATAGCTCGTGGTTCTCTATACGAGCTGGAAACACAATTATATTTAGCTCTCGATTTTAATTACATCAGCAAACCCAAGTTTAATAAAATAATTGGAGACATTGTCAGCTGCAAAAGATTGATGAATGGATTTATCAAATATTTTAAAAAGTGA